GTCATGCACGATCGGCAGACCTCGCCGATAGGACGCGCGCAGATTGCGGGCGACGAGAAACGGCGTTCTCATAGCGCGATATCCGAAACGTCGCCGAGATAAGCGTCGATGACGCGCTGCTCGCGCACGACTTCCTGCGGACTGCCGGAGAAGATCAAGCGTCCTTGCGCCATCACCACGATCGATCCGCAGATGCGCATCACCATATCCATATTGTGCTCGACGATCAGAAAGCCGATGCCGCGCGCGTTAAGCGCCAGGATTTTGTCGATCAAGGTTTCGAGCAAGGCGGGATTGACGCCGGCCGCCGGCTCGTCGAGCAGAATGAGCCGCGGCTGCGCCATCATGACACGCGCGAGTTCCAGCAGCTTCTGCTGACCGCCCGACAGAATTCCGGCCGGATCCTGCGCTTTGGCGGCGAGGCCGGTGAAACTCAGTACCTCCATCGCACGTTCCCGGCAGCGTCGCTCTTCCTCGCGGACCAGCGACGGACGGAACCAATTGTTCCAGAACCGCTCGCCCGATTGGCCGGACGGCGCCAGCATGGCGTTCTCGAGTACGGTCATCTGCGGAAAGGGGCGTGGGATCTGGAACGTGCGCGCGAGCCCGGCATGGAAAATCCGATCCGGCGACAATCCTGCGATCGGCTTACCGTCGAACGCGATCTCGCCGCCGCTCGGCTTCACCTCGCCCGCGATCAAACCGAACAGCGTGCTTTTGCCCGCCCCGTTCGGACCGATCAGGCCTGTGATCGCACCATCCCGCACCGACAAATCGACGCCATCAACCGCGCGCAACGCGCCGAAATTCCGGCGGAGCCCCTGCGTGGTGAGGATGACTTTTTCCATTGTCGCGATCACATCCGATTGAAGAACGTGCTCAAGCGGTCCATGCCTTCCTGCAACCGCGCGAGGCTTTCGGAGCCAAAACAGATCCGCAGATGCCCCTCACCCGCGGCACCGTAGAAGCTACCCGCTTCGACGACGACATCCGCGCGCTCCAGGATCATATCGGCCAATTGCTGCGAGGGCACGCCCGTGCCTGAGATATCCGGGAAGGCGTAGATGGCGCCTTGCGGCAACGCGCAGCGCACACCCGGCATCTGGTTGAGGCGCTGCACGACGAAGTCGCGCTTGCGGCGG
This genomic interval from Alphaproteobacteria bacterium contains the following:
- a CDS encoding ABC transporter ATP-binding protein; amino-acid sequence: MEKVILTTQGLRRNFGALRAVDGVDLSVRDGAITGLIGPNGAGKSTLFGLIAGEVKPSGGEIAFDGKPIAGLSPDRIFHAGLARTFQIPRPFPQMTVLENAMLAPSGQSGERFWNNWFRPSLVREEERRCRERAMEVLSFTGLAAKAQDPAGILSGGQQKLLELARVMMAQPRLILLDEPAAGVNPALLETLIDKILALNARGIGFLIVEHNMDMVMRICGSIVVMAQGRLIFSGSPQEVVREQRVIDAYLGDVSDIAL